A single region of the Acidimicrobiales bacterium genome encodes:
- a CDS encoding aspartate aminotransferase family protein encodes AGVAAQVPVVGPLMGVFFGAEPVTDYEGAQASAAGGQYARFFHSMLARGVTLAPGPYEAIFPSLAHTEADLAGTVEAAAEAAAELRGSQLP; translated from the coding sequence GGCCGGTGTCGCCGCCCAGGTTCCGGTCGTGGGACCGCTCATGGGGGTGTTCTTCGGGGCCGAGCCGGTGACCGACTACGAGGGTGCGCAGGCGTCGGCAGCAGGTGGACAGTACGCCCGCTTCTTCCACAGCATGCTGGCGCGGGGCGTGACCCTGGCCCCAGGGCCCTACGAGGCGATCTTTCCCAGCCTGGCCCACACCGAGGCGGACCTCGCGGGCACCGTCGAGGCCGCAGCCGAGGCCGCGGCCGAGCTGCGGGGCAGCCAGCTTCCATAA
- a CDS encoding geranylgeranyl reductase family protein: MSTRVGHPHDVLVVGAGPSGSACAYWLADAGYDVLLLERKRFPREKTCGDGLTPRSVRQLEDMGLAQELAGFHRYDGLRAVAFGRELELAWPDHPDLPSHGYVVTRRDLDHVVAERAQKAGAALRQGAEATAPVLEDGRVRGAVVTNSGGGGVDEISARYVVVSDGANSRFGRALGTSRDRALALGMALRGYYRSPRHDEPWIESHLDVRDRDGQVLPGYGWVFPLGDGRVNVGVGLLSTSDRWAGVNTTELMAAFVETAPPSWELSRATSCGAPTGGRLPMGLSVGPHSGPGYLVVGDAAGAINPFNGEGIAYAYETGRLAAAAIGQALATGDDGALRAYESALEHRYGLYYRVAQAFVQIIGRPQLMRALVGTGMHSRTLMEWVLRIMANLLRPDELGPAEAAYRAVAALARRA; this comes from the coding sequence GTGAGCACTCGGGTCGGTCATCCCCACGACGTACTGGTGGTGGGAGCGGGTCCCTCGGGGTCAGCCTGCGCCTACTGGCTGGCCGACGCCGGCTACGACGTGCTGCTGCTCGAGCGCAAGCGCTTTCCGAGGGAGAAGACCTGCGGAGACGGGCTCACCCCTCGCTCGGTTCGCCAGCTCGAGGACATGGGCCTGGCCCAGGAGCTGGCGGGCTTCCATCGCTATGACGGCCTCCGGGCCGTCGCCTTCGGCCGGGAGCTCGAGCTGGCCTGGCCCGATCACCCCGATCTCCCGTCTCACGGTTACGTGGTGACCCGCCGTGACCTGGACCATGTCGTGGCCGAGCGGGCCCAGAAGGCCGGCGCCGCCCTGCGGCAGGGCGCAGAGGCCACGGCGCCGGTGCTAGAGGACGGCCGCGTTCGGGGCGCCGTGGTGACGAACAGCGGCGGCGGTGGCGTCGACGAGATCAGCGCCCGCTACGTGGTCGTGTCCGACGGTGCCAACTCCCGGTTCGGGCGGGCGCTGGGCACGAGCAGGGATCGCGCCCTTGCGCTGGGCATGGCGCTCCGCGGCTACTACCGCTCGCCCCGACACGACGAGCCCTGGATCGAGTCCCACCTCGACGTGCGCGACCGGGATGGTCAAGTCCTGCCCGGGTACGGCTGGGTCTTCCCGCTGGGCGACGGTCGCGTCAATGTGGGCGTCGGGCTGCTCTCCACCTCTGACCGCTGGGCGGGCGTGAACACCACCGAGCTCATGGCAGCTTTTGTCGAGACGGCTCCCCCGTCCTGGGAGCTCTCGCGGGCCACGTCCTGTGGCGCACCCACCGGTGGGCGGTTGCCGATGGGCCTGTCCGTCGGTCCCCACTCGGGCCCCGGATACCTGGTCGTGGGGGACGCCGCGGGAGCGATCAACCCGTTCAATGGCGAGGGCATCGCCTACGCCTACGAGACCGGCCGCCTCGCCGCCGCCGCGATCGGCCAGGCCCTCGCCACCGGCGACGACGGCGCCCTCCGTGCCTACGAGTCGGCCCTCGAGCACCGCTACGGGCTCTACTACCGGGTAGCGCAGGCGTTCGTGCAGATCATCGGCCGACCCCAGCTGATGCGGGCGCTGGTGGGCACCGGCATGCACAGCCGCACGCTCATGGAGTGGGTGCTGCGCATCATGGCCAACCTGCTGCGCCCCGATGAGCTGGGGCCCGCCGAGGCCGCCTACCGGGCGGTGGCGGCGCTGGCCCGCCGGGCCTAG
- the ndhC gene encoding NADH-quinone oxidoreductase subunit A — protein MDNYLPIVCMFVLSIVFAALSFLASSLLGPKRPTSAKATPYECGIVPDREPAERFPVRFYLVAMVFIVIDIEIIFLYPWAVIFRQLNTFGLVEMVLFAVAVLLSFIYLISNGALDWGPVKRLRPLPGTTTERTTDTTIRRISQDTGEAA, from the coding sequence ATGGATAACTACCTGCCGATCGTCTGCATGTTCGTCCTGTCGATCGTCTTCGCCGCGCTCTCGTTTCTGGCGTCCTCCCTGCTGGGACCCAAGCGGCCGACCAGCGCCAAGGCGACTCCCTACGAGTGCGGCATCGTGCCGGACCGTGAGCCGGCTGAGCGGTTCCCGGTGCGTTTCTACCTCGTCGCCATGGTCTTCATCGTCATCGACATCGAGATCATCTTCCTGTACCCGTGGGCGGTCATCTTCCGCCAGCTGAACACCTTCGGTCTGGTCGAGATGGTCCTCTTCGCCGTGGCCGTGCTCTTGTCGTTCATCTACCTCATCAGCAACGGCGCCCTCGACTGGGGCCCCGTCAAGCGCCTCCGACCGCTGCCGGGGACGACGACAGAGCGGACCACCGACACGACGATCCGTCGCATCAGCCAGGACACCGGCGAGGCGGCCTGA
- a CDS encoding NADH-quinone oxidoreductase subunit B family protein codes for MGLESLNHNFLTGSLENLVKWARRNSVWPATFGLACCAIEMMSAGAADYDLARFGMEVFRASPRQADLMIVAGRVSQKMAPVLRQVYDQMPEPKWVISMGVCASTGGMFNNYAIVQGVDQVVPVDVYTPGCPPTPETLLHSILTLHEQIRTGEITRRRQASGAGAELQVEERAPVHVGTPR; via the coding sequence ATGGGGCTCGAGAGCCTCAACCACAACTTCCTCACCGGCAGCCTCGAGAACCTGGTGAAGTGGGCTCGGCGCAACAGCGTGTGGCCGGCCACCTTCGGGCTCGCCTGCTGTGCCATCGAGATGATGTCCGCCGGGGCGGCCGACTACGACCTCGCCCGCTTCGGCATGGAGGTCTTCCGGGCGTCGCCCCGGCAGGCCGACCTCATGATCGTCGCCGGCCGGGTCTCGCAGAAGATGGCTCCCGTGCTGCGCCAGGTCTACGACCAGATGCCCGAGCCCAAGTGGGTGATCTCGATGGGGGTGTGCGCCTCCACCGGCGGCATGTTCAACAACTACGCCATCGTCCAGGGCGTCGATCAGGTCGTCCCGGTCGATGTCTACACGCCGGGGTGCCCACCGACCCCTGAGACACTGCTGCACTCGATCCTCACCCTGCACGAGCAGATCCGCACCGGCGAGATCACCCGCCGGCGGCAGGCCTCCGGTGCCGGTGCCGAGCTACAGGTCGAGGAGCGAGCCCCGGTCCACGTGGGGACCCCTCGCTGA
- a CDS encoding NADH-quinone oxidoreductase subunit C, with amino-acid sequence METATAEVIHPSRDDYLQVVAGLKDEGFEMCVDVCGVDYLIHPGRTLPPDVDPERFEVVVNLVSMEHRRRVRIRVQVPESDPTIPSLFGLYPGVEAPERETFDMFGIRFADHPDMTRILMPEDWEGHPLRKDYSVGRVPVQFKEAPGPR; translated from the coding sequence ATGGAGACGGCCACCGCCGAGGTGATCCACCCGTCTCGCGACGACTACCTGCAGGTCGTCGCCGGGCTCAAGGACGAGGGCTTCGAGATGTGCGTCGACGTGTGCGGCGTGGACTACCTCATCCATCCCGGTCGCACCCTGCCGCCCGATGTCGATCCGGAGCGCTTCGAGGTGGTGGTGAACCTCGTCTCGATGGAGCACCGCCGGCGCGTGCGGATCCGGGTGCAGGTGCCGGAGTCCGATCCGACGATCCCCTCGCTGTTCGGTCTCTACCCCGGCGTCGAGGCCCCCGAGCGCGAGACGTTCGACATGTTCGGGATCCGCTTCGCCGATCATCCCGACATGACCCGGATCCTCATGCCCGAGGACTGGGAGGGGCATCCGCTGCGCAAGGACTACTCGGTCGGGCGGGTGCCGGTCCAGTTCAAGGAAGCCCCCGGACCCCGTTGA
- a CDS encoding NADH-quinone oxidoreductase subunit D — translation MSHTEDESRLVAETSEGTQEMLSREGTTPTERHIEEGDILGRSEGATALDAGDIDIEVGEDETMIINMGPQHPSTHGVLRIMMELDGETVLRAKPIIGYLHTGMEKTGEDLTYIQGATNVTRMDYLSPLHNELVFSLATEALLGVEIPERATWIRMLMIELNRVSSHLLWLATNGMDLAATSMMIYGFREREVVLDFLEKVTGLRMNHNYIRPGGVAADLPDGWQDDVEAICQAIPPRLAEYDDLFTGQPIFRERTEGVGTISAEAAIASSATGPILRSTGVPWDLRRTMPYLFYDQVDFDVVVGSYGDSFDRYAVRLNEIRESIRIIRQVANRMPEGDYRTQDKKVTPPPRARIDESMEALIHHFKIFTEGFKVPEGEVYVAIESPRGELGCYLVSDGSPKPYRLHIRAPSFNNLQSMATMVHGGLVADAVAIISSIDPILGEVDR, via the coding sequence ATGAGCCACACCGAAGACGAGAGCCGCCTGGTCGCCGAGACCTCCGAGGGCACCCAGGAGATGCTCTCGCGCGAGGGCACGACGCCAACCGAGCGGCACATCGAGGAAGGCGACATTCTGGGTCGGTCTGAGGGGGCGACCGCCCTCGACGCCGGCGACATCGACATCGAAGTCGGCGAAGACGAGACCATGATCATCAACATGGGTCCCCAGCACCCATCGACCCACGGCGTGCTGAGGATCATGATGGAGCTCGACGGCGAGACGGTGCTCCGGGCCAAGCCGATCATCGGCTACCTGCACACCGGTATGGAGAAGACGGGGGAGGATCTCACCTACATCCAGGGCGCGACCAACGTGACGCGCATGGACTACCTCTCTCCGCTCCACAACGAGCTGGTCTTCTCACTTGCGACCGAGGCCCTGCTGGGCGTCGAGATACCGGAGCGGGCGACGTGGATCCGGATGCTCATGATCGAGCTCAACCGTGTCTCGTCGCACCTGCTCTGGTTGGCCACCAACGGCATGGACCTCGCGGCCACGTCGATGATGATCTACGGCTTCCGGGAGCGCGAGGTGGTGCTCGACTTCCTGGAGAAGGTCACCGGCCTGCGTATGAACCACAACTACATCCGCCCGGGAGGCGTGGCGGCTGATCTCCCTGATGGCTGGCAGGACGACGTCGAAGCCATCTGCCAGGCCATCCCACCCCGCCTGGCCGAGTACGACGACCTCTTCACGGGCCAGCCCATCTTCCGGGAGCGCACCGAGGGCGTGGGGACGATCAGCGCCGAGGCCGCCATCGCCTCCTCGGCCACGGGGCCCATTCTCCGGTCCACCGGCGTGCCCTGGGACCTTCGGCGGACGATGCCGTACCTGTTCTACGACCAGGTCGACTTCGATGTCGTGGTGGGGAGCTACGGCGACAGCTTCGACCGCTACGCCGTGCGCCTGAACGAGATCCGGGAGTCAATCCGCATCATCCGCCAGGTTGCCAACCGCATGCCGGAGGGTGACTACCGGACCCAGGACAAGAAAGTCACGCCGCCTCCCAGGGCCCGCATCGACGAGTCGATGGAAGCCCTGATCCACCACTTCAAGATCTTCACCGAGGGCTTCAAGGTGCCCGAGGGCGAGGTGTACGTCGCCATCGAGTCGCCCCGCGGCGAGCTCGGCTGCTATCTCGTCTCCGACGGCTCCCCCAAGCCCTACCGGCTCCATATCCGGGCGCCGTCGTTCAACAACCTCCAGAGCATGGCGACGATGGTCCACGGCGGCCTGGTGGCCGACGCCGTCGCCATCATCTCCTCCATCGACCCCATCTTGGGCGAGGTCGACCGCTGA
- a CDS encoding NAD(P)H-dependent oxidoreductase subunit E, with product MARLTAETVAQARELMSLYPDSRSALVPICHLAQAQEGWLNPEAMEHIAEIMELTPAEVLGTASFYEMLRTEPVGRYMVSVCTNIACLLNGGYELLEHAEERLDISVGATTPDGMFTIEEAECIAYCDRAPCLQVNHRFFGPVSDERFDTLVEDLASGRLDDDVPPHGVLCRVRREGGLAVPAEQVRAERAAADQARDERAAAAQAERS from the coding sequence ATGGCCCGTCTCACTGCCGAGACCGTGGCGCAGGCCCGGGAGCTCATGTCGCTGTACCCCGACTCGCGTTCGGCGCTCGTGCCCATCTGCCACCTGGCCCAGGCCCAGGAGGGCTGGCTCAACCCCGAGGCCATGGAGCACATCGCCGAGATCATGGAGCTCACCCCGGCCGAGGTGCTGGGCACGGCCAGCTTCTACGAGATGCTGCGCACCGAGCCGGTGGGCCGCTACATGGTGTCGGTGTGCACCAACATCGCCTGCCTCCTGAACGGCGGCTACGAGCTCCTCGAGCACGCCGAGGAACGACTCGACATCAGCGTCGGGGCCACCACGCCCGACGGCATGTTCACCATCGAGGAAGCCGAGTGCATCGCCTACTGCGACCGGGCGCCGTGCCTGCAGGTGAACCACCGCTTCTTCGGGCCGGTCAGCGACGAGCGCTTCGACACGCTGGTCGAGGACCTGGCGTCGGGCCGCCTCGATGACGACGTGCCGCCCCACGGGGTGCTCTGCCGCGTGCGCCGGGAGGGCGGGCTTGCCGTCCCGGCCGAGCAGGTAAGGGCCGAGCGGGCCGCGGCCGACCAGGCCCGGGACGAGCGTGCTGCGGCCGCCCAGGCCGAGAGGTCCTGA
- the nuoF gene encoding NADH-quinone oxidoreductase subunit NuoF: protein MALTEVAPIVTARLRHPDSHTLERYLATGGYDGLRRALRMEPEQVAEEVNAASLLGRGGAGFPAGRKWSMLRKAPVRYLVVNGDESEPATFKDHLLIERDPHAIIEGTLIAAYANQVTQAFIFVRGEFALGLERMQGALNEAYAHGAVGRDIFGSGFSVDVVLHPGAGAYIAGEETGLLESLEGKRAFPRIKPPYFPAAIGLYGEPTVVNNTETMANLPWIVQHGGHAFAALGQGSSTGTRLFALSGHVRRPGNYELEMAKTTFRDLIFAPVLGGGVRGGRQLKAFIPGGVSAPWFGPDQIDLPLSQDEVGKAGSMLGSGSVVVMDDQTCVVRAAWRIVRFFYRESCGQCTPCREGAGWIEKVVRRIEEGSGREQDLDLLLDVCDNISPGLSWPPQQTTICVLGPSIPSSIVWAIRMFRDEFLVHIKEGACPYG, encoded by the coding sequence ATGGCGCTCACCGAGGTCGCACCGATCGTCACCGCGCGTCTGCGCCATCCCGACTCGCACACCCTCGAGCGCTACCTGGCCACCGGCGGTTACGACGGGCTGCGTCGGGCCCTGCGCATGGAGCCGGAGCAGGTCGCCGAGGAGGTGAACGCGGCCAGTTTGCTCGGCCGCGGCGGTGCTGGCTTCCCCGCGGGGCGCAAGTGGTCGATGCTGCGCAAGGCGCCGGTGCGCTACCTCGTGGTCAACGGGGACGAGAGCGAGCCGGCGACCTTCAAGGACCACCTGCTCATCGAGCGCGATCCGCACGCCATCATCGAAGGCACCCTGATCGCCGCCTACGCCAACCAGGTGACCCAGGCCTTCATCTTCGTGCGCGGCGAGTTCGCTCTCGGGCTCGAGCGCATGCAAGGCGCGCTCAACGAGGCCTACGCCCACGGCGCCGTCGGCCGGGACATCTTCGGTTCGGGCTTCTCAGTCGACGTGGTCCTGCATCCCGGCGCGGGGGCCTACATCGCCGGTGAGGAGACGGGGCTCCTGGAGAGCCTCGAGGGCAAGCGGGCCTTCCCCCGTATCAAGCCGCCGTACTTCCCTGCAGCCATCGGGCTCTACGGCGAGCCGACCGTCGTCAACAACACCGAGACGATGGCCAACCTGCCCTGGATCGTGCAGCACGGCGGGCACGCCTTCGCCGCCCTGGGCCAAGGCAGCTCCACCGGCACGCGCTTGTTCGCACTCTCGGGCCACGTCCGCCGACCGGGCAACTACGAGCTGGAGATGGCCAAGACCACCTTCCGTGATCTCATCTTCGCCCCCGTCCTCGGCGGTGGCGTGCGGGGCGGTCGCCAGCTCAAGGCCTTCATTCCCGGCGGGGTCTCGGCGCCCTGGTTCGGGCCCGATCAGATCGATCTGCCCCTCAGCCAGGACGAGGTGGGCAAGGCCGGCTCCATGTTGGGCTCCGGCTCGGTGGTCGTCATGGACGACCAGACCTGCGTGGTGCGGGCCGCCTGGCGCATCGTCCGCTTCTTCTACCGCGAGTCCTGCGGCCAGTGCACCCCCTGTCGCGAGGGTGCGGGCTGGATCGAGAAGGTGGTCCGGCGCATCGAGGAGGGCTCGGGCCGGGAGCAGGACCTCGATCTTCTTCTCGACGTGTGCGACAACATCTCCCCGGGTTTGTCCTGGCCGCCGCAGCAGACCACCATCTGCGTCCTGGGGCCCTCGATCCCGTCGTCGATCGTGTGGGCCATTCGCATGTTTCGAGACGAGTTCCTCGTGCACATCAAGGAAGGTGCCTGCCCGTATGGCTGA
- the nuoG gene encoding NADH-quinone oxidoreductase subunit NuoG, which yields MADTATDTLSIVVDGRPVEARPGEMVIAAAERAGTYIPRFCYHPRMRSVGMCRMCLVEIRGPRGYSLQPACFVAVADGQEVRTTSDKVKKAQDGVLEFLLINHPLDCPVCDKGGECPLQDQTLAYGPGESRFVEEKRHFAKPIAISSLVDLDRERCIQCDRCTRFATEHAGEPLINFIGRGDHIEVNTYPDHPFASYFSGNTVQICPVGALTATPYRFKARPWDLEQVESTCTSCAVGCRVVAQSSSNRLTRYLGVDSDPVNQSWLCDKGRFDFEAVNSDDRLTHPLVRKGDELAEVSWDEALSAAAEGLAGARERGGPQSIGVIGGARLPNEDAYAWAKLAKAVIGTDSVDAQLGDGLPAEVVLGLPRATIDQACSADALVLLAPDVREELPVLYLRLREAAVERGVPVIELTALPTAMTRYATVSLTYRPGDVAALARSLVAPDTTDGAGAGQDPLSVARGILRGRDGAGPGADGSGVVVVLGRPSVAEADDMMDEAAAALFGAWPEARFLPALRRSNVLGALDMGLAPGILPGRVSLDEGRAWYTAAWGAVPEERGLDSAGILSAAAEQRVGALVLLGADPLTDFPDRQLAQRGMAGAGFVVAVDAFLNESSGQADVILPAAIYAERPGTTTNLEGRISRLGQKLVGPGVTRPDWMIAAELAARLGGDLGTDTVEAIWDEVERVAPSHTGITRHLIGERRAADGIVAPIPSVPVRLEVGTGHPGGAPPVHSGATDTGAGSTQPPPGPIDPMATPGIGGIESQGIPNIAGAPRSADGAADAPEGANDADSASERPPLLRFTPAKPRPVPAPDSYALRLVTRRRLYDKGTLVQACPSLADLAPAPALRANPYDLDRLGVQTGGRVRVRAGQALVMEALADTDVPRGVAVVDLDLAEEGAEDLIDSARAVTDVRLETI from the coding sequence ATGGCTGACACCGCCACGGACACGCTGTCGATCGTCGTGGACGGCCGCCCGGTCGAGGCCAGGCCGGGCGAGATGGTGATCGCGGCAGCCGAGCGGGCCGGGACCTACATCCCGAGGTTCTGCTACCACCCCCGGATGCGGTCGGTCGGGATGTGCCGCATGTGCCTGGTCGAGATCAGGGGCCCGCGCGGGTACTCGCTCCAGCCGGCGTGCTTCGTCGCCGTGGCCGACGGCCAGGAGGTCCGGACCACCTCCGACAAGGTGAAGAAGGCCCAGGACGGCGTGCTCGAGTTCCTGCTCATCAACCACCCCCTCGACTGCCCGGTCTGCGACAAGGGCGGGGAGTGCCCTCTGCAGGACCAGACCCTCGCGTACGGTCCCGGGGAGAGCCGCTTCGTCGAGGAGAAGCGGCATTTCGCCAAACCGATCGCCATCAGCAGCTTGGTGGACCTGGATCGCGAGCGCTGCATCCAGTGTGACCGCTGTACCCGCTTCGCCACCGAGCACGCCGGCGAGCCCCTGATCAACTTCATCGGCCGGGGCGACCACATCGAGGTCAACACCTACCCCGACCATCCCTTCGCCTCGTATTTCAGCGGCAACACGGTGCAGATCTGCCCGGTGGGCGCCCTCACCGCCACGCCCTACCGGTTCAAGGCCCGGCCGTGGGACCTCGAGCAGGTCGAGAGCACGTGCACCTCATGCGCCGTGGGCTGCCGGGTCGTGGCGCAGTCGTCCTCCAACCGCCTCACGCGCTACCTGGGCGTCGATTCCGACCCGGTGAACCAGTCCTGGCTGTGCGACAAGGGCCGGTTCGACTTCGAAGCGGTCAACAGCGACGACCGCCTGACCCACCCCCTGGTGCGCAAGGGCGACGAGCTGGCCGAGGTCTCATGGGACGAGGCCCTGTCGGCGGCGGCCGAGGGCCTGGCCGGGGCCAGGGAGCGCGGGGGTCCGCAGTCGATCGGTGTCATCGGCGGCGCCCGGCTCCCCAATGAGGACGCCTACGCCTGGGCCAAGCTGGCCAAGGCGGTCATCGGTACCGACTCGGTCGACGCCCAGCTCGGCGACGGCCTGCCCGCCGAGGTGGTGCTGGGCCTGCCCAGGGCGACGATCGACCAGGCCTGCTCGGCCGACGCTCTCGTCCTGCTGGCGCCCGATGTGCGCGAGGAGCTGCCGGTGCTCTATCTGCGCCTGCGGGAGGCCGCCGTCGAGCGGGGGGTCCCGGTAATCGAGCTCACGGCGCTGCCGACGGCAATGACGCGCTATGCCACCGTCTCGCTCACCTATCGACCGGGCGACGTGGCAGCGCTGGCACGCTCCCTCGTGGCCCCCGACACCACCGACGGCGCCGGCGCCGGTCAGGACCCGCTCTCGGTCGCCCGTGGCATCCTGCGGGGCCGGGACGGCGCGGGTCCCGGTGCCGACGGATCGGGGGTCGTGGTGGTACTCGGCCGCCCGTCGGTCGCCGAGGCCGACGACATGATGGACGAAGCGGCGGCCGCCCTGTTCGGGGCGTGGCCAGAGGCCCGCTTCCTACCGGCCCTCCGGCGGTCGAACGTCCTGGGTGCCCTCGACATGGGTCTCGCCCCGGGCATCCTGCCCGGTCGGGTCTCCTTGGACGAGGGGCGGGCGTGGTACACGGCGGCGTGGGGCGCGGTGCCCGAAGAGCGGGGCCTGGACAGCGCGGGCATCCTGTCGGCCGCGGCCGAGCAGCGCGTGGGGGCATTGGTCCTCCTCGGCGCCGATCCCCTCACCGACTTCCCCGATCGCCAGCTCGCCCAGCGGGGGATGGCCGGTGCCGGGTTCGTCGTCGCCGTCGACGCCTTTCTGAACGAGTCCTCGGGGCAGGCCGACGTGATCCTGCCCGCCGCGATCTACGCCGAGCGGCCCGGCACCACGACCAACCTCGAAGGACGCATCAGCCGCCTGGGCCAGAAGCTCGTGGGACCGGGCGTGACCCGTCCCGACTGGATGATCGCCGCCGAGCTGGCGGCTCGCCTCGGCGGCGACCTCGGGACCGACACCGTGGAGGCCATCTGGGACGAGGTCGAGCGAGTGGCGCCCTCCCACACCGGCATCACCCGCCATCTGATCGGCGAGCGTCGCGCCGCCGACGGCATCGTGGCTCCGATCCCGAGCGTCCCTGTCCGGCTCGAGGTCGGCACCGGACATCCGGGCGGCGCGCCGCCGGTCCACTCCGGCGCGACCGACACCGGAGCTGGCTCCACCCAGCCGCCGCCGGGTCCCATCGACCCCATGGCCACGCCGGGTATCGGCGGCATCGAGAGCCAGGGCATCCCCAACATCGCCGGGGCGCCCAGGTCAGCCGACGGCGCTGCTGACGCTCCCGAGGGCGCCAACGACGCTGACTCGGCGAGCGAGCGGCCGCCGCTCCTGCGCTTCACCCCGGCCAAGCCGCGCCCGGTCCCGGCACCGGACAGCTATGCGCTGCGCCTCGTCACCCGTCGCCGCCTCTACGACAAGGGGACGCTCGTGCAGGCCTGCCCCTCGCTGGCCGACCTCGCCCCCGCCCCGGCCCTCCGGGCGAACCCCTACGACCTCGATCGCCTGGGCGTGCAGACCGGTGGTCGGGTTCGGGTCCGCGCCGGCCAGGCCCTGGTGATGGAGGCGCTCGCCGACACCGACGTCCCCCGAGGCGTCGCCGTGGTCGACCTCGACCTGGCCGAGGAGGGGGCCGAGGACCTCATCGACAGCGCCCGAGCGGTCACCGACGTCCGCCTGGAGACGATCTGA